One genomic segment of Jaculus jaculus isolate mJacJac1 chromosome 2, mJacJac1.mat.Y.cur, whole genome shotgun sequence includes these proteins:
- the Siglec15 gene encoding LOW QUALITY PROTEIN: sialic acid-binding Ig-like lectin 15 (The sequence of the model RefSeq protein was modified relative to this genomic sequence to represent the inferred CDS: deleted 1 base in 1 codon): protein MEGSIQLLACLACVLPMGSLVRTERETIENLLNTDAHSAPSQRWSMQVPAKVSAVAGDAAVLPCTFTHPHRHYDGPLTAIWRAGEPYAGPQVFRCAAARGSELCQTALSLHGRFRLLGNPRRNDLSLRLERAALADRGRYSCRVEFSGDVQDRYESRHGVWLQVTAAPRIVNISVLPGPAHAFRALCTAEGEPPPILSWSGPALGNASATAAAAAEQGQGHGYQVTVELPALTHDGRYTCTAANSLGRAEASVYLFRFHGAAGASAAVVLLLCALGLKALLLLGILVTGAARRRLEHLDTQDSPPRLQAQESNYENLSQMTAESHQLPHVSHKEPLSHQHAAAHHEEDGVRLVQCSPFLVPRHVGNPGPDQP, encoded by the exons GTTCACTCGTGAGAACTGAAAGAGAAACTATTGAGAATTTGCTCAACACAGACGCGCACA GCGCACCTTCGCAGCGCTGGTCCATGCAGGTGCCCGCCAAGGTGAGCGCGGTGGCGGGCGACGCGGCGGTGCTGCCCTGCACCTTCACGCACCCGCACCGCCACTACGACGGGCCGCTGACGGCCATCTGGCGCGCGGGCGAGCCGTACGCGGGCCCGCAGGTGTTCCGGTGCGCGGCGGCGCGCGGCAGCGAGCTCTGCCAGACCGCGCTGAGCCTGCACGGCCGCTTCCGCCTGCTGGGGAACCCGCGCCGCAACGACCTGTCCCTGCGCCTGGAGCGCGCGGCGCTGGCCGACCGCGGCCGCTACTCGTGCCGCGTGGAGTTCTCCGGGGACGTGCAGGACCGCTACGAGAGCCGCCACGGCGTGTGGCTGCAGGTGACGG CTGCGCCTCGAATCGTCAACATCTCGGTGCTGCCGGGCCCCGCGCACGCCTTCCGAGCGCTGTGCACAGCCGAAGGAGAGCCGCCTCCCATCCTCTCTTGGTCAGGCCCAGCCCTGGGCAATGCCTcggccaccgccgccgccgccgctgagCAAGGTCAGGGTCACGGTTACCAGGTGACCGTCGAGCTGCCGGCGCTGACCCACGATGGCCGCTACACGTGTACCGCAGCCAACAGCCTGGGCCGCGCCGAGGCCAGCGTCTACCTGTTCCGCTTCCACGGTGCTGCGGGAGCCTCGGCCGCCGTGGTGCTCCTGCTCTGCGCGCTTGGCCTCAAggccctgctgctgctgggcaTCCTGGTCACCGGAGCCGCCCGCCGCCGCCTAG AGCACCTGGATACCCAGGATTCCCCTCCACG GCTTCAGGCTCAGGAGTCCAATTATGAAAATTTGAGCCAGATG ACCGCCGAGTCCCACCAGCTGCCACACGTTTCCCACAAGGAGCCCCTCAGCCACCAGCATGCAGCTGCGCACCATGAGGAGGATGGTGTCAGGCTCGTCCAGTGTAGTCCCTTCCTAGTTCCGAGGCATGTTGGCAACCCTGGACCAGACCAACCCTAA